One Populus nigra chromosome 16, ddPopNigr1.1, whole genome shotgun sequence genomic window, CAGATTCATTCCATATGGTCATCAATGGGCAGAATCCAAGTATTCGAGTCCGCTCTGTTGCTACTGAGCAAAGCGTTGACACAAATGAAGAATCTGGTTCTTGTAGTGGGCCACATGCTGATTCTAATGCTGTTGTTTTAGATTGCAGGTTCTGTGGGGCGAGTGTGGGACTATGGACTTTTTCTATGGTTCCACGTCCTTTAGAGTTGTTTAAATTGGTCGGTTATGCAGAAGTCAATAATAACAAGAATTCTGGACAAGATTCAGCTAATGAAAATCATGTTGACAACAGAGGAGTCATTGGAAACTCTGCATCAAATGGTGCATTGTCTTCTATGCATAGACCATCATATTTAAGTTTCACAATTGCTGGGGGTCCACCCCCAACAAAACAGAACTTCAAAGCAACAATTTCATTGCCTGTTATTGGCCGGAATTTAAGGGCCAGGTTTTCTTACGATTCTGATTTTAGGGATCGTACATGTGATAACCAAGAATTTTCTCAATCTGGATCTGAAAACAAGAATCTATCTTCAGAGGAACGGGAATCTGCAAAGCACAATTTTGGTGAACAAGTTTCTCTGCTCGAAGCTGTGGGTCTGTTAAAGAGCAAAACACATGACCAGGGGCAGTGTAGTTATGCTAGTGGTGACCAATCTTCTTGTTTGCACTCTGGAAGTAGTGAAGGTGGTGCACTTAGAAAAGAGAATAACTCCAAGATGTCTTTGGAAGGGATAGATATCACTAGAGAACCAACTTTTCCTGAAACTGCTGGGTATGATTCTGCTGTGGAATGTCTGACTCAGAATCCACCAAATACAGTGCATGTTTATGATGCAACTGATCAGCTGCCTGAAAATTCAAACAATATTGAATCGCATGATTCAGTAGTGGGGCTTTCTGGAGTTTCTCAAGTTGGTGCATCTTCTATTTCTGGCTCTGCTGCCATTTCCCCCATTGGAAGTGGAAAACGTAGTGAAAGTAACTCCTTGGAGATGGTGACTTCATCTATCAATCATGATGAACAAATTCCAGGAGCAGATATTTCAGGCAGCAATGTTGCCTGTCAGATTGGTATGAGAGGAGGTGAAACTTGTTCTGATATTGAAAACACTTTAGCTACTCAAGAAAAAAGCCAAGAAGGCACCACAGGAGTGCAGGTTCCTGTGAACAGTGAAGTTGTGGCCAACAGTACAGGTGTGTAACTATTTGGCTAGGCTTTTCACCCTTTGATTCGGATTATGAGTTGACTGAACATTGATCACACTGGATCTATAGAAGCTTTTTCCAAATGAAATATTGGCATATTAAGTTCTTTCTAGAAGTTTTATTGAAGTTTTTGATTAGTAGTTTTTCTTTTGAAGAATGTGTTTTTCCCACTTTGCATCTCCAGAAGTTGCAGTCATCATTCAAGTGCTGTTCTTTTCTGATTTACATGAGACATTGTCATTTAATCATGACGAAAGTTTATTAACCTTGATGCCATCATGTTCCAGGAAAGGATCCTAAGAAACTGGCATTAGACAAAGCTTTGGGATTTGATCCAATCAGACAGCACAGACATTTTTGCCCCTGGATTATATCAACAAGCAGTGGGGCACCTGGTTGGCAACAAACACTATCTGCTTTAGGGCGTCAGAAAGAGTTTTCTCTTCCTTCTACAAATTCTCCATCTTCCTCCCTGAATAAGGTAATGAAAAATTTTGCACCCCTTTTGGTGAATCGCTTTTGTGCTAACTGTGTGTCGTGGAAAGTGATGGATAGAAGCATGGTGGATTTGATATGGCTGGTTGCCAGCTGAGGCACTCTTGAGTCTTTTTCAATCTTTTGTGTCAAAATTCCTCCCCAGATGaatgatatctttttaattataatgcACGTCATCATAAATCCTATTTTGGGTTTGACACATCAGAAATTAACTAGAGTGGTGAGTGAGATGGTTAATAGCTCAAGACTGTTGATGTTGGTAGCACAGACAAGATatggaaggaagagaagattgaTTGTGTCCTGATCTTCCATCTTGTAGATGTTGCCAGTATCAATGCAGCTAATAGTTGGGGTTTATTTTGGTTGAACTGACATATTCTGTAATTATATCCGTAATGGATTATTGCTGacaatttgttgttttataGGTGGATGATCCCA contains:
- the LOC133675923 gene encoding uncharacterized protein LOC133675923; protein product: MEEDPEKRFHSIMDKLLNAPSSKSLSNPSSPKTCGAIQISSPSRGKKRDNRESALALVEYVSSADAPLCRPWDRGDLMRRLATFKSMTWFAKPKVVSAVDCARRGWINLDMDIIACEACGARLLFSTPSSWSQQQVEKAALVFSLKLDNGHKLLCPWIDNACDERLAEFPPTPPQVLVDKFRERSCALLRLLALPLISSSAIEYIRCPQLEEFLGQSPTLEFGNTSANLSQIQFLGNDCDAGFANLYYEAQKLISLCGWEPRALPYVVDCNDKPTQPVKDTGFTDSFHMVINGQNPSIRVRSVATEQSVDTNEESGSCSGPHADSNAVVLDCRFCGASVGLWTFSMVPRPLELFKLVGYAEVNNNKNSGQDSANENHVDNRGVIGNSASNGALSSMHRPSYLSFTIAGGPPPTKQNFKATISLPVIGRNLRARFSYDSDFRDRTCDNQEFSQSGSENKNLSSEERESAKHNFGEQVSLLEAVGLLKSKTHDQGQCSYASGDQSSCLHSGSSEGGALRKENNSKMSLEGIDITREPTFPETAGYDSAVECLTQNPPNTVHVYDATDQLPENSNNIESHDSVVGLSGVSQVGASSISGSAAISPIGSGKRSESNSLEMVTSSINHDEQIPGADISGSNVACQIGMRGGETCSDIENTLATQEKSQEGTTGVQVPVNSEVVANSTGKDPKKLALDKALGFDPIRQHRHFCPWIISTSSGAPGWQQTLSALGRQKEFSLPSTNSPSSSLNKVDDPIALVRKLFTSPVKRMKPTSGSS